A stretch of Pogona vitticeps strain Pit_001003342236 chromosome 5, PviZW2.1, whole genome shotgun sequence DNA encodes these proteins:
- the TWF1 gene encoding twinfilin-1 yields MSHQTGIQASGEVKETFARARNGKYRFLKIVIENEQLIVGCSKKPHGSWEEDYDAFVLPLLEDKQPCYILYRLDSQNAQGYEWIFIAWSPDHSPVRQKMLYAATRATLKKEFGGGHIKDEVFGTNKEDVSLIGYRRHLVTQSSPAPLTAAEEELRQIKISEVQTEVSVDTKHQTLQGVAFPISKEALQALEKLKNKQLNYVQLQIDMKNETIILASTLLTEVKDLPKRIPKDSARYHFFLYRHSHEGDYLESVVFIYSMPGYMCSIRERMLYSSCKSPLLEIVERQLWIPVIRKIEIDDGEELTADFLYEEIHPKQHAHKQTFAKPKGPAGKRGIRRLIRGPAETETPTD; encoded by the exons caagtggAGAAGTCAAAGAAACCTTTGCTAGAgctagaaatggaaaatacaggtttttaaaaatagtgattgAAAATG AACAGCTTATTGTGGGATGTTCTAAAAAACCTCATGGATCTTGGGAAGAAGACTACGATGCCTTTGTTCTCCCACTCCTTGAAGACAAACAACCATGCTATATCCTGTACAGACTTGATTCTCAGAATGCCCAAGGATATGAATGGATCTTTATTGCATGGTCCCCAGACCATTCTCCC GTTCGTCAAAAAATGTTGTATGCAGCTACCCGGGCAACGTTGAAGAAAGAATTTGGAGGTGGGCACATAAAAGATGAAGTATTTGGAACAAACAAG GAAGATGTCTCCTTGATTGGTTACCGAAGACACCTGGTGACTCAGTCCTCACCTGCCCCTCTGACAGCAGCAGAGGAGGAACTTCGACAGATCAAAATTAGTGAG GTACAAACTGAAGTAAGTGTTGATACTAAGCACCAGACTTTACAAGGAGTAGCATTCCCTATCTCTAAAGAAGCCCTCCAGGCtttggaaaaactgaaaaataaacagctaAACTATGTGCAACtg CAAATTGACATGAAAAACGAAACAATCATCCTGGCTAGTACACTTCTGACTGAGGTGAAGGACTTGCCCAAACGAATTCCGAAGGACTCTGCACGGTACCATTTTTTCCTCTACAGACATTCCCATGAAGGAGACTACTTGGAATCTGTAG TTTTTATCTACTCGATGCCTGGCTATATGTGCAGTATACGAGAGCGAATGCTATACTCCAGCTGCAAGAGTCCCCTCCTAGAAATCGTGGAGAGACAGCTGTGGATTCCAGTTATCCGAAAG ATTGAAATAGATGACGGAGAGGAGCTCACCGCTGACTTCCTATATGAAGAAATTCATCCTAAGCAACATGCTCACAAACAGACTTTCGCAAAGCCCAAAGGACCTGCTGGGAAGAGAGGAATCCGAAGGCTGATCAGAGGTCCAGCTGAAACCGAAACCCCTACTGACTAA